From the Pseudomonas sp. Teo4 genome, the window ACTACAACGAAGTGGACAGCTTCCCAGTGTTCACCGTCGAGCGTATCACCCACCGGCAGAAACCCATTTACCACAGCACCTACACCGGACGGCCGCCAGATGAGCCGGCGATCCTCGGCGTGGCGCTGAATGAAGTGTTCGTGCCGATCCTGCAGAAGCAGTTCCCGGAAATCGTCGACTTCTACCTGCCGCCGGAAGGTTGCTCGTACCGCATGGCGGTGGTAACCATGAAGAAGCAGTACCCAGGGCACGCCAAGCGCGTAATGCTGGGAGTGTGGTCGTTCCTGCGACAGTTCATGTACACCAAGTTCGTTATCGTGACCGACGACGACATCAACGCCCGCGATTGGAACGATGTGATCTGGGCGATCACCACGCGCATGGACCCCAAGCGTGATACGGTGATGATCGACAACACGCCGATCGACTACCTGGACTTCGCGTCGCCGGTGTCGGGGCTGGGGTCGAAGATGGGCCTGGATGCCACACACAAGTGGCCGGGCGAGACAACACGCGAATGGGGCCGTGCCATCGTCAAGGACGAAGCGGTTACCCGCCGTATCGATGAGCTGTGGGATCAGTTGGGAATAGATTGATGCAGGTAACGTTGCAGCCGTCCGGGGCGGTGCTGGCGCTCGAACCCGGGGAACGGATCCTGGATGGGGCGCGGCGCTTGGGCTATGACTGCCCGAACAGCTGCCGCAATGGTAATTGCCATGTTTGCGCCGCGTTGTTGGTGGAAGGGCGGGTTCGTCAGGACGGCGAAGTCCGTGACCACGGCGAGTTGTTTACCTGCATCGCCGAACCGTTGGAGGACTGCATCTTGCTCTGGGATGGTGTGTTGGCCCTGGGCGAACTGCCGGTGCGCAAGCTGGCCTGCACCGTGAGCGAGTGCGTCGAAGTGGGTGGCGATGTCTGGCGCGTGCGTCTGCGTGCGCCGGCCGGAAAGCCACCTCGCTATCACGCCGGGCAGTACCTGATGATCGAGCGCGAGGGTGGCAAGCAGGCGGCATTTTCCCTGGCTTCGGCACCCCATGCCGGGCGTGACCTGGAGCTGCATGTGCTGGTCCGCGAAGACAGCGCCCGGCAATTGATTGCACAGTTGCAGCGTGACGGTGTGGCGCGTATCGAAATGCCATTCGGCGATGCGCACCTGGCCGAGCTGCCTGATGGGCCGCTGGTGCTGATCGCCGCCGGTACTGGAATGGGGCAGATGCACAGCCTGGTCGAACATTGCCGCGCCCAGGGTTTCAAGCACCCGGTGCATCTGTACTGGGGTGTGCGCCGCCCGGAAGAGTTCTACACCATCGAACATTGGGCTGAATGGGAACGCCTGCCAAACCTGTTCCTGCACAAGGTCGTCAGCGACCTGTGCGGCTGGGAAGGGCGCTGCGGCTTGCTGCATGAGGCGGTCCGTGAAGACGTGGCCGACCTTAACGCCGTGCATGTCTATGCCAGTGGGTCGCCCAACATGGTGTACGCCACGCTCGATGCCTTGGTCGAGTCAGGCATGGATGCGCACCGCATGCGTGCCGATGTGTTTGCCTACGCCCCTCGCAATTAATAACCGAAGTATCAGTCGGTGGTTATAAGGCGGTAATTATTACCGCCTTGGCGAGTAACTTTCGCGCACTCCGAAACAATGCTCCCCAGTCGTCGGAACTGCCTATGAAACTTGTGCGCAAGGGCTTGAGTATTGGCCGGGTTGTATCCTAAGGTTAATGCAAGGGCCCAGGCTGTGGCGGCGCAACGCCAGTCACGTCGCGGTTCAGGTTTTATCTGTAGTTCACAGGGAATGATGGCGGCAGCTTATGTCGGCAATTGAAAGTTTATCCTGGGAAGTTTCATATCCACCGACGCTGGACTTCGGCGAGCAACTGACCCGCGAGCAACTGTTCAGCTCCATGCAGGCGACCATGTCACAGCATCGGGGTGGGCCTGTGTGGTTATTTGCCTATGGTTCATTGATTTGGCGCCCGGAGTGCAATTCCGTGGAGCGTCAGCGGGCGCGGGTGCATGGCTATCATCGCGGGTTGTACCTGTGGTCCCACGAACACCGTGGTACACCAGAGACACCGGGGCTGGTGTTTGGCCTGGACCGAGGTGGGTCGTGCAGTGGTTTCGCTTACCGGCTGGACGACAGCAACCTTGATGAATCGCTGATGGCCCTGTGGCAACGGGAAATGCCTTATCCGGCGTATCGGCCACACTGGCTCAGCTGCCGGCTCGGTGATGGCAGCAAGGTGCAGGCCCTGGGTTTTGTGCTTGAGCGGCATTTGCCGTGCTATGCCGGGAACCTGCCGGACACCTTGCTCAGCCAGATTCTGGCCAGTGCCAAAGGGCGCTATGGCACGACGCGGGACTATGTCGAACAGACGCTCAATGCGCTGCGTAACCACCAGATGCCGGATCGCAACCTCGAGGCGCGGTTCAGGCGCTGCCACAACCTGCGTGAGGTTTGAATGCTCTGTTGGCTGTAGCGGCCCTATCGCCGGCAAGCCGGCTCCTGCAGGGTGTAGCGTAATCCTCGTGGGAGCCGGTTTGCCGACGATAGGGCCGCTTCAGGCAATGCCTTACCTGGCCAGCACCACCAACTTACCCACAGCTTGCCGTTGCCCCAGCCGTTCGATTGCTGCCCCTGCCTCGGCCAGTGGATAAGTCTGCGACACCAGCGGTTTCAGCTTGCCTTCGGCATGCCAGGCGAACAGCTGTTGGAAGTTG encodes:
- a CDS encoding CDP-6-deoxy-delta-3,4-glucoseen reductase; translated protein: MQVTLQPSGAVLALEPGERILDGARRLGYDCPNSCRNGNCHVCAALLVEGRVRQDGEVRDHGELFTCIAEPLEDCILLWDGVLALGELPVRKLACTVSECVEVGGDVWRVRLRAPAGKPPRYHAGQYLMIEREGGKQAAFSLASAPHAGRDLELHVLVREDSARQLIAQLQRDGVARIEMPFGDAHLAELPDGPLVLIAAGTGMGQMHSLVEHCRAQGFKHPVHLYWGVRRPEEFYTIEHWAEWERLPNLFLHKVVSDLCGWEGRCGLLHEAVREDVADLNAVHVYASGSPNMVYATLDALVESGMDAHRMRADVFAYAPRN
- a CDS encoding gamma-glutamylcyclotransferase, whose amino-acid sequence is MSAIESLSWEVSYPPTLDFGEQLTREQLFSSMQATMSQHRGGPVWLFAYGSLIWRPECNSVERQRARVHGYHRGLYLWSHEHRGTPETPGLVFGLDRGGSCSGFAYRLDDSNLDESLMALWQREMPYPAYRPHWLSCRLGDGSKVQALGFVLERHLPCYAGNLPDTLLSQILASAKGRYGTTRDYVEQTLNALRNHQMPDRNLEARFRRCHNLREV